From the Pseudodesulfovibrio alkaliphilus genome, one window contains:
- a CDS encoding helix-turn-helix transcriptional regulator, whose protein sequence is MINRTRSKMVELHFWGPASKADAAVKVLNSLGYTESSLLQTVSAASQAPGRLLVAARYGQSLTQRELSENSGIPRRHISEMENGKRPIGKENAKRLANSLDTDYRFFL, encoded by the coding sequence ATGATCAACAGAACTCGGTCAAAAATGGTGGAGTTGCATTTTTGGGGACCAGCATCCAAGGCGGATGCTGCGGTTAAGGTATTGAATTCTTTAGGGTATACCGAATCAAGCCTACTTCAGACTGTTAGTGCAGCTTCCCAGGCCCCGGGGCGTTTGCTGGTAGCGGCAAGATACGGACAGAGCCTAACCCAAAGGGAACTCTCAGAGAATTCAGGCATTCCGCGAAGGCATATATCGGAAATGGAAAACGGTAAACGTCCAATTGGCAAGGAAAATGCTAAACGTTTGGCTAATTCCTTGGACACGGATTACCGTTTCTTCTTGTAG
- a CDS encoding DUF554 domain-containing protein — translation MLPVGSIVNALAIIGGSLIGCWLQSRFPERIRTIVFQGLGLCVLLIGIQMALKVENILIVIFAVLLGGISGELLRLDTLFARLGDRFKRLIKSNNAKFTDGLITASLIYCIGAMAIIGSLEEGINGDATVLFTKSILDGFASVALAATYGSGVLFSFIPVLLYQGSMTIGASFFQQYFSPMMISQVTACGGLLIIGIGINLLELKEIRLANLLPALVYAVVLTAFFA, via the coding sequence ATGCTCCCTGTCGGCTCCATCGTCAACGCCCTGGCCATCATCGGCGGCAGCCTCATCGGCTGCTGGCTGCAATCGCGCTTTCCAGAGCGCATCCGCACCATCGTCTTTCAGGGGCTGGGGCTTTGCGTACTGCTCATCGGCATCCAGATGGCGCTCAAGGTCGAGAACATCCTCATCGTCATCTTTGCCGTGCTGCTGGGCGGCATCAGCGGCGAGCTGCTGCGGCTCGACACCCTCTTTGCCCGGCTTGGCGACCGCTTCAAGCGGCTCATCAAGTCCAACAACGCCAAGTTCACCGACGGGCTGATCACCGCCTCGCTCATCTACTGCATCGGGGCCATGGCCATCATCGGCTCGCTTGAGGAAGGCATCAACGGCGATGCCACAGTCCTCTTCACCAAATCCATCCTCGACGGATTCGCCTCGGTGGCCCTGGCCGCCACCTATGGCTCGGGCGTGCTCTTCTCCTTCATCCCGGTGCTGCTCTACCAGGGGTCCATGACCATCGGCGCCAGCTTCTTCCAGCAATACTTTTCGCCCATGATGATCAGCCAGGTCACGGCCTGCGGCGGCCTGCTCATCATCGGCATCGGCATCAACCTGCTGGAACTGAAAGAAATCCGGCTGGCAAACCTGCTGCCTGCCCTGGTCTACGCAGTCGTACTCACCGCCTTTTTCGCCTGA